Proteins from a genomic interval of Paenibacillus lentus:
- a CDS encoding alpha-glycosidase, protein MLLEAVYHRPKLNWSYAYDRETIHLRLRSKKDDLTHVYAFAGDKYMWDQSKELIPMSKMTSDELFDYWTCSVKPPYRRLKYGFLLQSGEEKIWMTESDFSKEAPADPNRLFDYPYINPADLFTVPEWVKDAVFYQIFPERFAKGDPSLDPDNVLPWGGKPERDNFFGGDLQGVIDHLDHLSELGINAIYFTPIFEATTNHKYDTADYMKVDPHFGDTETLKKLVKACHDRGIRVLLDAVFNHSGKTFAPFVDVLEKGEQSRYKDWFVVREFPLTVKNGVPTYDTFSFEPHMPKLNTENPEVKKYLLDVAEYWIKEVGIDGWRLDVANEVDHQFWRDFRKVVKKANPDAYILGEIWHESSGWLQGDQFDAVMNYPFTDAVLDFVARRTLDSEGFANAVGKQLSRYPQQASEVAFNLLDSHDTPRLLTLCDGNKDLMKLATVLLFTYSGTPCIYYGDEIGLDGDQDPDCRKCMEWDPAKQDRDLFAFYQKLIAIRKDLPALRTGSIDFLDAKANESKLAFERRLGEQSVLVLVNNDSIGQTIQVEADGEAWKDAFDGQEWPTERGMLSVRLPAYGFAILTRVK, encoded by the coding sequence ATGTTGCTTGAAGCCGTCTATCACCGCCCCAAACTGAACTGGTCCTATGCCTATGATCGAGAAACAATCCACTTACGTCTGCGGTCCAAAAAAGATGACCTTACCCATGTTTATGCCTTTGCGGGTGACAAATACATGTGGGATCAAAGCAAGGAACTAATTCCCATGAGCAAAATGACTTCCGATGAGCTGTTCGATTACTGGACATGCAGCGTCAAACCGCCTTATCGTCGCTTAAAATACGGTTTCCTGCTCCAGTCGGGAGAAGAAAAAATTTGGATGACAGAAAGCGATTTCTCCAAGGAAGCTCCGGCGGATCCGAATCGTCTCTTTGATTATCCGTATATTAATCCAGCGGACCTATTTACTGTACCCGAGTGGGTAAAGGATGCTGTCTTCTATCAAATTTTCCCTGAACGCTTCGCTAAGGGCGATCCGAGTCTGGATCCGGACAACGTGCTCCCTTGGGGCGGCAAGCCGGAAAGAGACAATTTCTTTGGCGGGGATCTGCAGGGCGTCATTGATCATCTCGATCATTTAAGCGAGCTGGGGATTAATGCGATTTATTTCACTCCTATTTTTGAAGCGACAACCAATCATAAATACGATACAGCCGATTACATGAAGGTTGATCCGCATTTCGGGGATACGGAAACATTAAAAAAACTCGTGAAGGCTTGTCATGATCGGGGGATTCGCGTGCTGCTGGATGCAGTCTTCAACCATTCCGGCAAAACGTTTGCTCCTTTTGTCGACGTCTTGGAGAAAGGCGAGCAGTCACGCTACAAGGACTGGTTCGTCGTGCGTGAATTCCCTCTGACCGTCAAAAATGGGGTGCCAACCTACGATACATTCTCTTTCGAACCGCATATGCCTAAGCTGAACACGGAAAATCCTGAGGTTAAGAAATATTTACTGGACGTAGCAGAGTACTGGATCAAGGAGGTCGGAATTGACGGCTGGCGCCTTGATGTCGCGAATGAAGTAGACCACCAATTCTGGAGAGATTTCCGGAAGGTTGTGAAAAAAGCCAACCCTGACGCCTACATCCTCGGCGAGATTTGGCATGAATCGTCCGGCTGGCTGCAGGGTGACCAATTCGATGCCGTGATGAACTATCCGTTCACCGATGCAGTGCTGGACTTCGTAGCCCGTCGCACCTTGGATTCGGAAGGATTTGCCAATGCGGTCGGCAAGCAGCTTTCCCGCTACCCGCAACAGGCGAGCGAGGTCGCCTTTAACTTGCTGGACAGCCATGATACGCCGCGACTTCTGACCCTTTGCGATGGCAACAAGGATCTGATGAAGCTTGCTACGGTCCTGCTGTTCACTTACAGCGGCACGCCTTGCATCTACTACGGAGACGAGATCGGTCTCGACGGCGACCAAGACCCGGACTGCCGCAAATGCATGGAGTGGGATCCGGCCAAGCAGGATCGCGATTTATTCGCCTTCTACCAGAAGCTGATTGCAATCCGCAAAGACCTCCCGGCGCTTCGTACCGGCTCCATTGATTTCCTTGATGCGAAAGCAAATGAAAGCAAACTGGCCTTCGAGCGACGCCTTGGTGAGCAGTCGGTACTGGTGCTTGTGAACAATGACAGTATCGGACAGACGATCCAGGTCGAAGCGGACGGCGAAGCGTGGAAAGACGCGTTTGACGGCCAGGAGTGGCCAACCGAGCGCGGAATGCTCTCCGTCAGGCTGCCGGCCTATGGCTTTGCCATCTTGACGAGAGTAAAGTAA
- a CDS encoding sugar ABC transporter substrate-binding protein — MNFKKPFRKALVLIAAVTLVASMTACSPKSSGGSKGANTPAPSNAAENKGGNAVVQDGELMPEAGAELLVWESREEVAFTEEIARQFEEKYGVKVKIEEVAATDQVAKLTTDGPSGLGADVVIIPHDHLGNTAASGLILENDVFAEETKKNNTEASIIGATFDGKLYGYPRAAETTALFYNKSILPEPPKSFEELIDFGRTFTDKSKKKYALMWEAGNMYFNYPFIASGGGYLFGDNGTNKDDIGLAKEGVAEAMKVYQSLAEILPMNSGDINPDIKRGLFGAGDVAMDINGPWEVAGYKDALGENLGVAPLPTVNGKTAITFSGIKIYTVSSFTQYPNAAKLYAQFATTKEAQLLLNEKIGSVPTNLEALETDQIKNDPIVSGFAEQAKNSEPMPSIPEMANVWAPVNAAMAEIWNNKADPKVAMEKAITQIKDLNDGLNAE; from the coding sequence ATGAATTTCAAAAAACCGTTTAGAAAAGCGCTTGTACTGATCGCTGCAGTCACTCTGGTAGCTTCAATGACCGCCTGTAGTCCGAAGAGTAGTGGCGGAAGCAAAGGCGCGAATACACCAGCACCGTCTAATGCGGCAGAGAATAAGGGAGGCAATGCCGTTGTTCAGGATGGCGAACTGATGCCTGAGGCTGGGGCGGAGCTTCTAGTATGGGAGAGTAGGGAAGAGGTCGCCTTTACAGAAGAAATTGCAAGACAATTTGAGGAGAAATATGGTGTAAAGGTAAAAATCGAAGAAGTTGCGGCTACGGATCAAGTAGCTAAATTAACGACGGATGGTCCTTCCGGACTTGGCGCAGACGTAGTCATTATTCCACATGACCATCTGGGGAATACAGCAGCATCGGGCTTGATTCTAGAAAATGATGTCTTTGCAGAAGAGACAAAGAAAAACAACACCGAGGCTTCAATCATCGGGGCTACGTTCGATGGCAAGCTGTACGGGTATCCGAGAGCAGCCGAAACAACAGCTTTGTTCTATAACAAGTCGATTCTTCCTGAACCGCCTAAGTCCTTCGAAGAATTAATTGATTTTGGTAGAACGTTCACGGATAAGTCCAAGAAGAAGTACGCTCTGATGTGGGAAGCGGGAAATATGTATTTTAACTATCCGTTTATCGCTAGCGGTGGCGGATATCTCTTTGGCGACAACGGCACCAACAAAGATGATATTGGTCTTGCCAAGGAAGGCGTAGCTGAAGCGATGAAGGTATATCAAAGCTTGGCGGAGATTTTACCAATGAATAGCGGCGACATTAACCCGGACATTAAGCGTGGTCTGTTTGGTGCGGGTGACGTAGCTATGGATATCAACGGCCCTTGGGAGGTTGCCGGCTATAAAGATGCTCTGGGTGAAAATCTGGGTGTTGCACCATTGCCAACGGTGAATGGAAAAACAGCGATAACTTTCTCTGGTATTAAAATTTATACGGTAAGTTCCTTTACCCAATATCCAAATGCAGCTAAATTGTATGCACAATTTGCTACAACCAAGGAAGCTCAGCTGTTGTTGAACGAAAAGATCGGCTCGGTTCCTACTAACCTTGAAGCACTAGAAACCGATCAAATCAAGAATGATCCAATTGTGTCCGGATTTGCAGAGCAGGCTAAAAACTCGGAGCCGATGCCTTCGATTCCTGAAATGGCCAACGTATGGGCGCCAGTAAATGCAGCTATGGCTGAAATTTGGAATAACAAAGCCGATCCTAAGGTTGCCATGGAAAAAGCGATCACGCAAATCAAGGATTTGAATGATGGGCTAAATGCTGAATAA
- a CDS encoding carbohydrate ABC transporter permease, which translates to MSRHQTRATILSSLLMGLGQIYNRQFVKGALLVLFEAVSVTYFILNLRYALWGIVTLGENPRTAANMQPGEYDHSIFILIQSLITLLYLVVFLIIYYINIRDARKIGRERDQGNKVNNFKQSVRYILDYKFAQAFLSIPAIGILFFTVMPIIFMVMIAFTNYSSPNHVPPGKLVDWVGFDTFKNLLALKSWSHTFYGVLTWTIIWAVLSTVTTYFGGLLVALLINQKGIRFKGFWRTILIIPYAIPQLISLLVMRNMFNGEFGPINQYLGYFGLGGLPWLTDPFWAKVTVIIVNMWVGIPVSMLLIMGVLTTIPRDMYEAAEVDGASGYQKFRIITLPMILFTTAPTLIAQFAGNINNFNMIFLLTGGDPVKGDYQYAGATDLLVTWLYKLTLNQNRYNMASAVGIIIFLIIASFSIYNYRRTKSFKEEDMIQ; encoded by the coding sequence ATGAGCCGACATCAAACACGAGCAACAATACTGTCGTCCCTTTTGATGGGATTGGGCCAAATATATAATAGACAATTTGTTAAAGGAGCACTTCTAGTCCTATTTGAAGCAGTATCTGTAACCTACTTTATTCTTAATCTGAGATATGCGCTCTGGGGAATCGTAACCTTGGGCGAGAATCCAAGAACCGCTGCTAATATGCAGCCAGGTGAATACGACCACTCGATCTTTATTTTGATCCAAAGCTTGATTACGCTGCTATATCTCGTCGTGTTCCTGATTATTTATTACATCAACATTCGGGACGCGAGAAAAATAGGCCGCGAGCGCGATCAGGGCAACAAGGTCAACAACTTTAAACAATCTGTCCGCTACATACTTGACTATAAATTTGCCCAGGCATTTTTGAGTATTCCCGCAATCGGGATTTTGTTCTTTACGGTAATGCCGATTATCTTTATGGTCATGATTGCCTTTACGAACTATTCTTCGCCGAATCACGTGCCTCCAGGCAAGCTGGTGGACTGGGTCGGTTTTGATACATTTAAAAATCTGCTAGCTCTCAAAAGCTGGAGCCATACCTTTTACGGGGTACTGACCTGGACGATTATTTGGGCTGTATTGTCAACTGTAACCACTTATTTTGGTGGGTTGCTCGTAGCGCTATTGATTAATCAAAAGGGCATTCGCTTCAAAGGATTTTGGAGAACGATTCTGATCATTCCTTACGCAATTCCGCAGCTTATATCGCTGCTAGTGATGAGAAATATGTTTAACGGTGAATTCGGCCCGATTAACCAGTATCTTGGCTATTTCGGTCTGGGGGGATTGCCGTGGCTAACAGATCCATTCTGGGCTAAAGTAACTGTAATTATCGTAAATATGTGGGTCGGTATTCCGGTGTCGATGCTCTTGATTATGGGGGTTCTGACCACAATTCCTCGGGATATGTATGAAGCTGCCGAGGTGGATGGAGCCAGTGGCTACCAGAAATTCCGCATCATTACGCTGCCTATGATTTTATTTACGACGGCTCCTACGTTAATCGCGCAGTTTGCCGGCAATATCAATAACTTTAATATGATTTTCCTGCTGACGGGAGGAGATCCGGTAAAAGGAGATTACCAATATGCCGGGGCGACGGATTTGCTCGTGACCTGGTTGTACAAATTGACCTTGAACCAGAATAGATATAATATGGCTTCCGCCGTCGGAATTATCATATTCCTGATCATTGCCTCGTTCTCAATTTATAACTACCGCAGAACAAAGTCGTTTAAAGAGGAGGACATGATCCAATGA
- a CDS encoding sugar ABC transporter permease gives MSRRKIRNYIRLTTSYITLVILAIGAIYPALWIVFGSLRPGTSLYSKSLLPERLTLEHYYGLFNSRTILYGQWYMNTFKVAIFSMLLGVTLTLLTSYAVSRFRFKGRQNALSVILVLGMFPGFMSMIAIFLLLKEMQLLDTHLALILVYAAGAPLGLTLIAKGFFDTIPRSLDEAARIDGASNFRIFISIILPLSKPILTYLALLQFVGPWVDFIFARLILRSKDKWTVAVGMWDMVQANQNSNFTMFAAGAVLIAVPITILFMFMQRLLVDGLTSGASKG, from the coding sequence ATGAGTAGACGAAAAATACGTAATTATATACGGCTGACAACGAGCTACATTACCCTGGTGATCTTGGCTATTGGTGCAATTTATCCTGCCTTATGGATCGTCTTTGGTTCGCTCCGTCCAGGTACATCGCTCTATAGCAAATCGCTGCTGCCGGAGAGGCTGACTTTGGAGCATTATTATGGGTTGTTTAACTCCAGGACGATTCTGTATGGGCAATGGTATATGAATACTTTCAAGGTAGCCATTTTTTCTATGCTGCTTGGCGTTACTCTCACCTTATTGACTAGCTATGCGGTATCACGGTTCCGCTTTAAGGGGCGGCAAAACGCACTTTCTGTCATTTTGGTGCTAGGGATGTTCCCGGGATTTATGAGTATGATTGCTATTTTCCTGCTGCTTAAAGAGATGCAGCTGCTCGATACCCACCTCGCCCTGATCTTGGTCTACGCCGCTGGGGCGCCATTAGGGCTGACGCTGATTGCTAAGGGATTCTTCGATACCATTCCGCGCTCATTGGATGAGGCGGCCCGGATTGACGGAGCCAGCAATTTTAGAATATTTATTTCGATCATCCTGCCGCTTTCCAAGCCAATACTAACCTATTTGGCGTTGTTGCAATTTGTCGGGCCGTGGGTGGACTTCATCTTTGCCAGACTGATTCTGCGGAGTAAGGATAAATGGACGGTAGCTGTTGGGATGTGGGACATGGTTCAGGCGAATCAGAACTCGAACTTTACCATGTTTGCAGCCGGGGCCGTGCTGATTGCGGTGCCGATTACGATTCTATTTATGTTTATGCAGCGTTTGCTCGTGGATGGGCTTACCTCCGGGGCAAGCAAGGGTTGA
- a CDS encoding L-cystine transporter produces the protein METLQIVLNVAVMLVLLGILFWMQKKHISFTKRVFTGLGLGILFGVALQLIFPSGSTVIGKSADWFNLVGRGYVGLLQMIVIPLIMVSIISAIMKLKGKQNLGKISGLIIAVLLITTAIAASVSIVTTLSFDLQALEIPAGDREIARGETLEERLGDVAGKTIPQQILDFIPKNPFADMTGARSTSTLAVVIFSAFIGVAVLGLDRKKPEQAETFRKIIDALYAVVMRIVTLVLRLTPYGILALITNTIATTNPQEILKLIKFVGASYVALIVMFIIHLILLAIFGYNPVQYVRKVLPTLVFAFTSRSSAASIPLNVETQTKRLGVPDGIANLSASFGATIGQNGCAGIYPAMLAVMIAPTVGIDPTSWDFILTLILVVMISSFGVAGVGGGATFASLIVLSTMNLPVALAGLLISVEPLIDMGRTALNVNDSIAAGVITGKVLGENDENVFKRHVDLDVAQA, from the coding sequence ATGGAAACACTGCAAATTGTTCTCAACGTAGCGGTTATGCTCGTACTGCTAGGCATCCTCTTCTGGATGCAGAAGAAACATATATCTTTTACAAAACGAGTGTTCACTGGCCTTGGACTGGGTATACTGTTCGGGGTGGCGCTTCAATTAATTTTTCCATCCGGTTCAACGGTGATTGGAAAGTCGGCGGATTGGTTCAATCTCGTTGGACGCGGTTATGTCGGCTTGCTGCAAATGATTGTTATCCCGCTTATTATGGTATCTATTATTTCCGCCATTATGAAATTGAAGGGGAAACAAAATCTGGGTAAAATCAGCGGTCTTATTATCGCCGTACTGCTCATCACGACAGCGATTGCCGCATCGGTCAGCATCGTCACTACACTTAGCTTTGATCTGCAGGCGCTGGAGATTCCCGCAGGTGATCGTGAAATTGCTCGTGGTGAGACGTTAGAGGAGAGGCTCGGAGATGTGGCTGGCAAGACGATCCCACAGCAAATCCTTGATTTCATTCCGAAGAATCCGTTTGCCGATATGACGGGCGCGCGCAGCACCTCAACCTTGGCTGTCGTTATATTCTCTGCATTTATTGGAGTCGCCGTGCTTGGGCTGGATCGCAAAAAGCCGGAGCAAGCGGAGACCTTCCGTAAAATAATCGATGCTCTGTATGCTGTGGTCATGCGAATCGTAACGCTGGTTTTAAGACTGACGCCATACGGAATTCTGGCGCTAATTACGAATACGATCGCAACGACGAATCCGCAGGAAATTTTGAAGCTGATCAAATTTGTGGGTGCTTCTTATGTAGCTTTGATCGTCATGTTCATTATTCATCTGATCCTGTTAGCTATTTTTGGATACAATCCGGTGCAATATGTTAGAAAAGTACTGCCAACGCTTGTGTTTGCCTTCACTTCGCGTTCGAGTGCTGCTTCGATCCCATTGAACGTAGAGACGCAGACGAAGCGGCTGGGCGTACCTGACGGTATTGCTAACTTGTCGGCCTCCTTTGGAGCGACGATTGGACAGAACGGCTGCGCCGGTATTTACCCAGCTATGCTGGCTGTGATGATTGCGCCAACCGTGGGCATTGATCCGACGAGCTGGGATTTTATTCTTACATTGATTCTGGTCGTTATGATCAGCTCCTTCGGCGTGGCTGGTGTAGGCGGCGGAGCGACCTTTGCCTCTTTGATTGTCTTGTCGACAATGAACTTGCCGGTCGCTTTGGCGGGGCTCTTAATCTCGGTTGAGCCGCTGATTGATATGGGGCGGACAGCGCTTAACGTGAACGACTCTATCGCAGCCGGTGTAATTACTGGTAAAGTGCTTGGCGAGAATGATGAGAATGTATTCAAGCGCCATGTGGATTTGGATGTAGCCCAGGCATAA
- a CDS encoding methyl-accepting chemotaxis protein produces the protein MKIWGRIQLQSVGTKIFIVLFATVVLLSAVLGVSSYLMSKQIIRGQVGLASSQAIEQAADKLDFLFAEYESISRQFAVDQMLRTDLETVSRPNVDIIKKTEAETRIRNKLDAMRGSDDRLVGIRLIAPGNYSNTYASSGASPTSNEDSVKERIKIIEEAKGKPVWIPGQQNGFFETYAKPSVTMGRLLQNLNYPEAEYILLIEVKDEALLQTLSNLKIGQSGEVRILTADNVIVHAPNQELIATKSHIGLDARQLQSEESSFTMEDEQGVKQLVVYRQLQSVDWRIIGYAPESDFLSAADKLIWITVFVLIIAILVALAIGYYLFRMVGKPLMKLCNLMEEGERGNLRVRTNFRSKDEIGRLGQSFNRMLEQISLLVVRTNMSTEELLATAEHLTKASRDTSQHAGEIASATGEIASGAASLAIESEKGVDITDEIGRQMDHVIHLNGTMDASAARVIEVSRQGREFMDSLVEKTESVSRMTGLIEENSAKLNQSTHSIRNILAPMVEMTKQTNILSLNASIEASRAGAAGKGFMVIAEEIRKLAVGSNESIQTVSAMTEEIQEAIEDTVKVLMQVTPIFGEQLISVKEASSIFQRVTQEMEQFVNDIRSSSASIHDLKSSQHVLSEFIASVSSVVQQTTASTEEVASMSSEQFKISEELVRLSNRLEGLSETLKQSLSSFEIDAEGTV, from the coding sequence ATGAAGATATGGGGTCGGATTCAGCTTCAGTCGGTCGGTACAAAAATCTTTATCGTTTTATTTGCTACGGTTGTGCTTCTATCCGCTGTACTTGGCGTCAGCTCCTATCTCATGTCGAAGCAAATCATTCGCGGACAAGTGGGACTTGCATCCTCACAAGCGATTGAGCAAGCTGCAGACAAGCTAGATTTCCTGTTTGCGGAGTATGAATCGATTTCGCGGCAGTTTGCTGTCGACCAAATGCTCCGGACGGATTTGGAGACCGTGAGCAGGCCGAATGTGGATATTATCAAGAAGACGGAGGCGGAGACACGGATTCGCAATAAATTGGATGCGATGCGTGGCTCGGATGATCGATTGGTCGGTATTCGGCTGATCGCACCTGGAAACTATTCTAATACGTATGCAAGCTCGGGGGCTAGCCCTACCAGCAATGAAGATTCCGTGAAGGAACGAATCAAGATAATTGAGGAGGCTAAAGGAAAGCCGGTTTGGATTCCTGGGCAGCAAAACGGCTTTTTTGAGACATATGCAAAGCCATCGGTCACGATGGGGAGATTACTGCAAAATTTAAACTACCCGGAAGCGGAGTACATACTTCTCATCGAGGTTAAAGATGAGGCATTATTGCAAACCCTGTCCAATTTAAAAATCGGCCAATCCGGTGAGGTGCGTATTCTGACCGCCGATAACGTTATCGTCCATGCGCCAAACCAAGAACTGATTGCGACGAAATCGCATATCGGCCTGGATGCCCGACAGCTGCAGAGCGAGGAGTCTTCTTTTACGATGGAGGATGAACAGGGCGTTAAGCAGCTCGTTGTTTACAGGCAGCTTCAATCCGTTGATTGGCGTATTATTGGATACGCTCCTGAGAGTGATTTCTTAAGTGCGGCGGATAAACTGATTTGGATTACTGTGTTCGTTCTGATCATAGCGATTCTGGTCGCACTGGCTATTGGTTACTATTTGTTCCGCATGGTTGGCAAACCGCTAATGAAGCTGTGCAATTTGATGGAGGAAGGGGAGCGCGGCAACCTGCGGGTACGGACGAACTTCAGGAGCAAGGACGAAATCGGTCGGCTGGGACAAAGCTTCAATCGGATGCTGGAGCAAATCTCTTTGCTGGTTGTTCGGACGAATATGTCCACTGAAGAGCTGCTGGCAACGGCAGAGCATCTGACGAAAGCCTCGAGAGATACCTCGCAGCATGCAGGAGAGATTGCCTCGGCTACGGGAGAAATTGCTTCCGGCGCGGCGAGTCTTGCGATTGAATCGGAGAAGGGTGTGGATATCACCGATGAAATCGGACGGCAAATGGACCATGTCATTCATTTGAACGGTACTATGGATGCTTCGGCGGCAAGGGTCATCGAAGTCAGCCGGCAGGGTCGAGAATTTATGGATAGTCTTGTGGAAAAGACGGAGTCGGTGTCCCGGATGACAGGGCTGATCGAGGAGAACTCAGCCAAATTAAATCAGAGTACTCATTCAATACGGAATATTTTGGCGCCTATGGTAGAGATGACAAAGCAGACGAATATTCTCTCTCTGAACGCTTCAATTGAAGCGTCCCGGGCGGGGGCGGCTGGCAAAGGCTTCATGGTCATCGCTGAGGAAATTCGCAAACTAGCGGTAGGGTCCAATGAATCCATTCAGACGGTATCAGCGATGACGGAGGAAATCCAGGAAGCGATCGAGGACACCGTTAAAGTATTGATGCAGGTGACCCCTATATTTGGAGAGCAGTTAATCTCGGTGAAGGAGGCCTCATCGATTTTTCAAAGAGTGACCCAGGAGATGGAGCAGTTCGTAAACGATATTCGAAGCTCCTCAGCTTCGATTCATGATCTGAAGTCATCGCAGCATGTACTATCTGAATTTATCGCGAGCGTAAGCTCAGTCGTGCAGCAGACGACAGCTTCTACCGAGGAGGTAGCTTCCATGTCATCCGAACAATTCAAGATTAGTGAAGAACTCGTTCGGCTCTCCAATCGATTGGAAGGACTTTCAGAGACGTTGAAGCAATCCTTGAGCTCCTTTGAGATTGATGCAGAGGGAACGGTGTAA